A region from the Cyprinus carpio isolate SPL01 chromosome A8, ASM1834038v1, whole genome shotgun sequence genome encodes:
- the LOC109089356 gene encoding forkhead box protein D5-like has product MSPANRPQASPTTVASSTGSPTMTLSQDYEEVQRTPVSSEDDEIDIVGGDHSDSDREYSIMPCKDHSEVDHSGSESSGESESSFSTTSTPKQNSAVKPPYSYIALITMAILQSPMKKLTLSGICDFISNKFLYYKEKFPAWQNSIRHNLSLNDCFIKIPREPGNPGKGNYWSLDPASEDMFDNGSFLRRRKRFKRNQPEFTKDNLLLFHPTLSYRAYGRPYCVSGPVPAPTNPVGYLPVPEGIMVPPPYFQYQTLNIKVHKAPEIQQRPEHKTQKCSFSIDSIMAKSAASPHKNSTNYLTPDYSYVFPRPTSCVTPSLLPVPTRTPFIDTLRMVYPPHC; this is encoded by the coding sequence ATGAGTCCTGCAAACCGGCCACAAGCTTCGCCAACCACAGTCGCGTCCAGCACAGGGTCTCCAACCATGACCCTTTCCCAGGATTACGAAGAAGTGCAGCGCACCCCCGTCTCTTCTGAAGACGATGAAATAGACATCGTCGGAGGAGACCACAGTGACAGCGACCGAGAGTACTCCATCATGCCTTGCAAGGACCACTCGGAGGTGGACCACTCAGGGTCCGAGTCTTCGGGAGAGAGCGAGAGCAGCTTCTCCACCACGTCCACTCCAAAGCAGAACTCCGCCGTCAAACCTCCCTATTCCTACATCGCCCTGATAACCATGGCGATCCTCCAGAGCCCGATGAAGAAGCTGACCCTCAGCGGCATCTGCGACTTCATCAGCAACAAGTTCCTGTACTACAAGGAGAAATTCCCCGCGTGGCAGAACTCCATCAGACACAACCTGTCACTCAACGACTGCTTCATCAAGATCCCACGAGAGCCTGGAAACCCGGGGAAAGGCAACTACTGGTCACTGGACCCTGCATCTGAGGACATGTTTGACAACGGCAGCTTTCTGCGCAGAAGAAAAAGATTCAAGAGGAACCAACCTGAGTTCACCAAAGACAACCTGCTGCTTTTCCATCCAACGTTAAGTTATCGAGCATATGGGCGTCCTTACTGCGTTTCTGGGCCGGTTCCAGCCCCGACTAATCCTGTTGGATATTTGCCAGTGCCGGAAGGCATCATGGTGCCACCTCCATATTTCCAATATCAGACTCTGAACATTAAAGTCCACAAAGCTCCAGAAATCCAGCAAAGGCCCGAGCACAAGACCCAGAAGTGTTCGTTCAGCATTGACAGCATCATGGCCAAATCAGCGGCGTCTCCTCACAAAAACTCTACTAATTACCTCACACCCGACTACAGTTATGTATTTCCCAGACCGACATCATGTGTGACCCCAAGTCTGTTACCAGTGCCAACAAGGACTCCTTTCATAGACACTCTGCGGATGGTGTATCCTCCTCATTGTTGA